A genome region from Nitrosopumilus oxyclinae includes the following:
- a CDS encoding branched-chain amino acid transaminase, translating into MAIPLSKYVWFDGKYVPTEKAQVPITTHAIHYGTSIFEGIRAYWNGKNLNVFRLDEHVKRFRRSGQFYNISLNFSDDEITNAIIGICKKNKIKKSCYIRPFYFVGDYGINLHVTEKAPTNVAIFTFPFGDLFNKNGITAGVVSWRKFSDMSTPPQAKMGGNYLNSIIATQEAKRNGFDEAILLDHNGNVSEAPGENIFIVRNGQLITPSLASSALEGITRDAIIKIAKDLDIDMIEREITRSELITSEEIFLTGTAAEITPIIKMDSKQIGNGKPGDITKKMMEMYTEIVMNKNDDYTHWLTEVY; encoded by the coding sequence ATGGCAATTCCTCTTTCAAAATATGTTTGGTTTGATGGAAAATATGTCCCTACAGAAAAAGCACAAGTTCCAATTACAACACATGCAATTCATTATGGGACATCAATATTTGAAGGAATTAGAGCATACTGGAATGGGAAAAATCTCAATGTTTTCAGATTAGATGAACATGTAAAGCGATTTAGAAGATCAGGACAATTTTATAATATTTCACTTAATTTTTCAGATGATGAAATTACTAATGCAATTATTGGGATTTGTAAAAAAAATAAAATAAAAAAATCATGTTACATAAGACCGTTTTACTTTGTAGGTGATTACGGAATTAATCTCCATGTTACTGAAAAAGCTCCAACAAATGTTGCAATCTTTACTTTTCCTTTTGGGGATTTGTTTAATAAAAATGGAATTACAGCAGGAGTCGTATCTTGGAGAAAATTCTCAGACATGTCAACCCCACCTCAAGCCAAAATGGGAGGAAATTATCTAAATTCTATCATTGCAACCCAAGAGGCAAAGCGAAATGGGTTTGATGAGGCAATTTTACTTGATCATAATGGAAATGTCAGTGAAGCCCCAGGTGAGAATATCTTCATTGTTAGAAATGGTCAATTGATCACTCCTTCGCTTGCATCATCAGCACTTGAAGGAATTACACGAGATGCAATTATCAAAATTGCAAAAGATTTGGATATAGATATGATTGAGCGAGAGATTACAAGAAGTGAATTGATAACATCAGAAGAAATTTTCCTAACTGGAACTGCAGCTGAAATTACACCAATCATTAAAATGGATTCAAAACAAATTGGAAATGGCAAACCTGGAGACATTACTAAAAAAATGATGGAAATGTATACAGAGATAGTAATGAACAAAAATGATGATTATACTCATTGGTTAACTGAGGTATATTAG
- a CDS encoding acyltransferase, whose protein sequence is MVTNFISEKAKIGENVQIWHFSYVGDNVEIGDNVKIGSLAHVDYDVKIGENTKIEGQAYIPPLSRIGKNVFIGPAAVLTNDPYPMCNKMIGVTIEDNAIIGARAVIKAGVTVGKNSVVAMGAVVTKDVPENTVVIGSPASIRYSRDEYDKKQRQWKES, encoded by the coding sequence ATGGTTACTAATTTTATTTCAGAGAAAGCAAAGATTGGTGAAAATGTTCAGATTTGGCATTTTTCATATGTAGGAGATAATGTAGAAATTGGAGATAATGTCAAAATTGGTTCTTTAGCACATGTTGATTATGATGTAAAGATTGGTGAAAATACCAAAATCGAAGGTCAAGCATACATACCACCACTTTCAAGAATTGGAAAAAATGTATTCATTGGACCTGCAGCAGTATTAACAAATGATCCTTATCCAATGTGTAATAAAATGATAGGAGTAACAATTGAAGATAATGCAATTATTGGTGCACGTGCAGTAATCAAAGCAGGTGTCACTGTAGGAAAAAATAGTGTTGTTGCAATGGGAGCAGTTGTGACAAAAGATGTTCCTGAAAATACAGTAGTGATAGGTTCTCCTGCTTCAATTAGATACAGTAGAGACGAATATGACAAGAAACAAAGACAGTGGAAAGAAAGTTAA
- a CDS encoding Trm112 family protein, with protein sequence MNKTMMDILACPIDKTHPLELFEIKEKDNVISEGVIFCPKCSRFYPIIEEIPIMLPDELRDKKQEIEFLKKFKDRLPEKIITKANPWHL encoded by the coding sequence ATGAACAAAACTATGATGGATATTTTGGCTTGTCCGATTGACAAAACACATCCTTTAGAATTATTTGAAATAAAGGAAAAAGACAATGTTATTTCCGAAGGGGTTATTTTTTGCCCAAAATGTTCTAGATTTTACCCAATAATTGAAGAGATTCCAATAATGTTACCAGATGAACTTCGAGATAAGAAACAAGAAATAGAATTTCTGAAAAAATTTAAGGATAGATTACCTGAAAAAATTATTACAAAGGCAAACCCATGGCACTTGTGA
- a CDS encoding MraY family glycosyltransferase codes for MIDLLIPTIISCIVAFFVVFLLTPPLIKILEKRNFAVKDMNKKEDVMVVRPGGPAILAGIIASELVLYAFLQMNEILAILITTSAACVIGYVDDRKVMGGWFKPLTLAIAAIPIIALGAYDTDLAFPLFGTVQIPALYLALIIFMIPITGNTINSIDVLNGVASGFMVIASFSLSICLFIVQNYEIAIVSLPLGFVSLAFYKYHKIPSKIFPGDSGALTLGAMYGAIAIVGGVEIIAAIALLPAVINSFLFLSSVKRVVEHRQIKGKPVEHTEDFLLKATNDKKAPVTLVRLILAGGPMSEKNVGLAIFKLTIFSGILAVITAFMMGVTF; via the coding sequence TTGATTGATTTACTGATTCCGACAATAATTTCTTGTATTGTGGCATTCTTTGTAGTATTTCTTTTGACTCCTCCTTTAATTAAAATTTTAGAAAAAAGAAATTTTGCAGTCAAGGATATGAATAAAAAAGAAGATGTAATGGTAGTAAGACCTGGTGGCCCTGCAATTCTTGCAGGAATCATTGCATCTGAATTAGTTCTTTATGCATTTTTACAAATGAATGAAATTCTTGCTATACTAATTACAACATCGGCTGCATGTGTTATCGGATATGTTGATGATAGAAAAGTAATGGGTGGTTGGTTTAAGCCATTGACATTAGCAATTGCTGCAATTCCAATCATTGCACTTGGTGCATATGATACTGATCTTGCATTTCCATTATTTGGGACAGTACAAATTCCTGCCTTGTATCTTGCATTAATTATATTTATGATCCCAATTACTGGAAATACAATTAATTCGATTGATGTTCTAAATGGTGTTGCAAGTGGATTTATGGTCATTGCTAGTTTCTCATTGTCAATTTGCTTATTCATTGTACAAAACTATGAAATTGCAATTGTAAGTTTACCGCTTGGATTTGTTTCATTAGCATTTTACAAATATCATAAAATCCCAAGTAAAATTTTTCCAGGAGATTCTGGCGCATTAACTTTAGGTGCAATGTATGGTGCAATTGCAATTGTAGGTGGTGTTGAAATAATTGCAGCAATTGCACTTTTGCCTGCAGTGATCAACTCATTTTTGTTCCTATCAAGCGTAAAACGAGTAGTAGAACATAGACAAATCAAGGGAAAACCTGTAGAACATACTGAAGACTTTCTACTAAAGGCAACTAATGACAAAAAGGCCCCTGTTACTTTGGTTAGACTGATTCTTGCAGGTGGACCAATGTCTGAAAAAAATGTAGGATTGGCAATTTTTAAACTAACAATATTTTCAGGAATTTTAGCAGTGATTACTGCGTTTATGATGGGAGTAACATTTTGA
- a CDS encoding Gfo/Idh/MocA family protein — MKIIQIGTGGWGKNHTRILSQLGVLVAVCDSDSQKSKEYGEKYSVNHYTSLDELLVKEEFDGAFVVTPTSTHTAITHKLLDAKKHVFVEKPMTYKSEDGQNLVKIAEKNKVILTCGYIERFNPAVDVVKKMVKEKKYGDLVMLEFHRENRMPLHIKDVGIIYDTSVHDIDTANWLFDEMPQVVFARAGKIKHEHEDFTSIMLGYKNDKVAIITSNWITPKKLRKFNAVCTDAIISSDFITQEIVVEKDENSEIIQNEKQEPLLLEIQSFLGAIEGKNNQVVKSQEAVNVTKIAEAALLSSQKGIPIYLDLK; from the coding sequence ATGAAAATTATTCAAATTGGAACAGGCGGATGGGGGAAAAACCATACAAGAATTTTATCACAATTAGGAGTACTAGTAGCTGTATGTGATTCAGATTCTCAAAAAAGTAAAGAATATGGAGAAAAGTATTCGGTTAATCATTATACATCATTAGATGAATTATTAGTTAAAGAGGAATTTGATGGTGCATTTGTAGTAACACCTACATCAACTCATACTGCAATTACACATAAGTTGTTAGATGCAAAAAAACATGTCTTTGTTGAAAAACCAATGACATACAAATCTGAAGATGGTCAAAACCTTGTTAAAATTGCAGAAAAAAATAAAGTTATTCTAACATGTGGATATATTGAAAGATTCAATCCTGCAGTTGACGTAGTTAAAAAAATGGTCAAAGAGAAAAAATACGGTGATTTAGTAATGCTTGAATTTCACAGAGAAAATAGAATGCCTCTGCACATCAAAGATGTGGGGATTATTTATGATACATCAGTTCATGATATCGATACTGCAAATTGGTTATTTGATGAAATGCCTCAGGTAGTATTTGCCAGAGCAGGGAAAATAAAACATGAACATGAAGACTTTACAAGTATCATGTTAGGATACAAAAATGATAAAGTTGCAATCATAACATCCAATTGGATAACCCCTAAAAAATTAAGGAAATTTAATGCAGTTTGTACAGATGCAATTATTTCATCTGATTTTATCACCCAAGAAATTGTCGTAGAAAAAGATGAAAATTCAGAAATTATACAAAATGAAAAACAAGAACCATTGTTATTAGAAATTCAAAGTTTTCTTGGGGCAATTGAAGGGAAAAACAACCAAGTGGTAAAATCTCAAGAGGCAGTAAATGTTACAAAAATTGCCGAAGCTGCACTTTTATCTAGTCAAAAGGGAATACCAATCTATCTGGATCTAAAATGA